A window from Rhinolophus sinicus isolate RSC01 linkage group LG01, ASM3656204v1, whole genome shotgun sequence encodes these proteins:
- the LOC141567935 gene encoding uncharacterized protein LOC141567935, protein MGPSMAPAHFQVVNRLGLDSLSPFNPKERIIEYLVPDDGPEQSLVDKPLCAFVREVGARSAAPGGGSVAAASAAMDASLACMAGLMTYGRRQFEHLDATMRRLIPPFHKAAAQLMAMVHRANAFTLFTLPPPRPPPRQLSRNRGPAPRPAQSPGVCRQPCRQSGARFLPSRMRTHGGTARAELRSCRPPIGAMTLQSAARGGLGPLYGWSILKGRGTAPSAQASPRRSCSRSPAPWPVSGTGLRCGGQLASHPVCVPDRSHPPLRG, encoded by the exons ATGGGGCCCTCAATGGCGCCCGCGCATTTCCAGGTGGTGAACCGGCTGGGTCTAGACTCCCTGTCCCCCTTCAACCCTAAGGAACGAATCATTGA GTACCTGGTCCCCGATGATGGGCCTGAGCAGAGCTTGGTGGACAAGCCCCTGTGTGCATTTGTCCGCGAGGTGGGTGCCCGCTCAGCGGCCCCAGGGGGTGGCTCGGTGGCAGCAGCCAGTGCGGCCATG GACGCCTCGCTCGCCTGCATGGCCGGCCTGATGACCTACGGGAGGCGACAGTTTGAGCACCTGGACGCAACCATGCGACGCCTGATCCCGCCCTTCCACAAGGCCGCAGCCCAGCTGATGGCGATGGTGCATCGCGCCAACGCCTTTACTCTATTTACACTCCCTCCCCCTCGCCCTCCCCCGAGACAACTGTCACGCAACCGTGGGCCCGCCCCACGTCCGGCCCAGTCCCCGGGCGTGTGCCGCCAACCCTGCCGCCAATCAGGGGCCAGGTTCCTGCCCTCGCGCATGCGCACACATGGTGGAACCGCCCGGGCGGAGCTCCGCTCCTGCCGGCCTCCGATTGGCGCTATGACGCTCCAATCAGCGGCGCGCGGTGGCCTCGGACCTCTCTATGGTTGGTCGATTTTAAAGGGCCGAGGCACCGCCCCGTCTGCGCAGGCGTCCCCGCGGCGGTCCTGCTCCCGGAGCCCGGCCCCTTGGCCGGTAAGCGGGACTGGCCTCCGCTGCGGTGGCCAGCTCGCGTCTCACCCTGTGTGTGTCCCAGACCGCTCTCACCCTCCCCTCAGGGGCTGA